The following coding sequences are from one Formosa haliotis window:
- a CDS encoding arylsulfatase, whose product MRKNKLLTLALVCGFVVGAFAQKKPNILVIFGDDIGTTNVSAYGMGIVGYQTPNIDRIGREGVIFTDYYSEQSCTAGRSSFITGQSIYRTGMSKVGLPGSDIGLRKEDPTIAELLKPLGYATGQFGKNHLGDLDKFLPTNHGFDEFFGNLYHLNAEEEPENRNYPTDPKFKEEFGPRGVIHSTSDGKVEDTGPLTKKRMETIDDETSDAAIAFMKKQVNQDKPFFVWFNTTRMHLYTHVKEEHRDKPGLTARTEYADGMIEHDNHVGKMLKSLEDMGIADNTIVIYTSDNGPHKNSWPDAGNSPFRSEKETNWEGAFRSPAMIRWPGHIKPGQISNEIVSGMDWLPTLLAAAGEPNISEELKKGGHKANGKTFKVHLDGYNILPYLTGKEERSPRREFFYFNDDTQLTGIRYENWKLVFLEQRQEGTLKIWAEPFTPLRLPKMFDLRADPYEQADITSNTYWDFVLRHAFLIVPAQKEAAKFLETFKEFPPRQKPASFNLEEVMRKLSESTGG is encoded by the coding sequence ATGAGAAAAAACAAACTTTTAACTTTAGCATTAGTCTGCGGCTTTGTCGTAGGAGCTTTTGCCCAGAAAAAGCCAAATATTTTGGTGATTTTTGGAGATGACATTGGTACCACTAACGTAAGTGCTTACGGTATGGGTATTGTAGGGTACCAAACACCTAATATCGACCGTATTGGTAGAGAAGGGGTGATCTTTACAGATTATTATTCAGAGCAAAGTTGTACTGCAGGACGTTCGTCGTTCATTACAGGACAATCCATTTACAGAACAGGGATGTCTAAAGTAGGATTACCTGGATCTGACATCGGACTTAGAAAAGAAGATCCAACTATTGCCGAGTTATTAAAACCACTAGGGTATGCAACAGGACAATTTGGTAAAAATCACTTAGGAGATTTAGATAAGTTCTTACCAACAAACCATGGTTTCGATGAGTTCTTCGGAAATTTATACCACTTAAATGCAGAAGAAGAGCCAGAAAACAGAAACTACCCAACAGATCCTAAATTTAAAGAGGAATTCGGCCCAAGAGGGGTTATTCACTCTACGTCTGATGGTAAAGTTGAAGATACGGGACCTTTAACTAAAAAGCGTATGGAAACTATAGATGATGAAACATCTGATGCAGCCATTGCGTTTATGAAAAAGCAAGTAAACCAAGATAAACCATTTTTTGTGTGGTTTAACACGACTCGTATGCACTTATATACACACGTAAAAGAAGAGCATAGAGATAAACCAGGTTTAACTGCTAGAACAGAGTATGCCGACGGTATGATTGAGCATGATAACCATGTTGGAAAAATGCTTAAATCGTTAGAAGATATGGGAATTGCAGATAATACTATTGTAATTTATACGTCTGATAATGGTCCACACAAAAACTCATGGCCAGATGCTGGGAATAGCCCATTTAGAAGTGAGAAGGAAACAAACTGGGAAGGAGCTTTCCGTTCGCCTGCTATGATACGTTGGCCAGGTCATATTAAGCCAGGACAAATTTCTAACGAAATTGTAAGTGGTATGGATTGGTTACCAACCTTATTAGCAGCTGCAGGAGAACCTAATATTTCTGAAGAATTGAAAAAAGGTGGTCATAAAGCCAATGGTAAAACATTTAAAGTACATTTAGATGGATATAACATTTTACCTTATTTAACAGGTAAAGAAGAGCGTTCGCCAAGAAGAGAATTCTTCTATTTTAACGATGATACGCAGTTAACAGGAATTCGTTACGAAAACTGGAAACTAGTATTCTTGGAGCAAAGACAAGAAGGAACATTAAAAATTTGGGCAGAGCCATTTACACCGTTACGTTTACCAAAAATGTTCGATTTAAGAGCAGATCCATACGAGCAAGCAGATATTACATCTAATACGTACTGGGATTTTGTATTACGTCATGCCTTTTTAATTGTGCCAGCACAAAAAGAAGCAGCTAAATTCTTAGAAACATTTAAAGAATTCCCACCTAGACAAAAACCAGCAAGTTTTAACTTAGAAGAAGTAATGCGTAAACTTTCGGAAAGTACTGGAGGTTAA
- a CDS encoding porin family protein, with translation MKNLKTIVCLILLTLPQLSSAQAAIIAMIFGDKVASENFNISMEIGVPFNSFSNLEHSKIKNGINFGIAGNIKFSDNWFLSPTVYFLSSRTTNLSSASLMSEDAYLNAIYQDVPATYKLNYTDVNVLVAYQPTGSNFRFGLSPQISFLGKARAEYEGSEGDFSQNIKSYTNKTDYGIIANLGYYLKAGNDGKGIIFNLRYYQGFTDVFKDSFAAGNNRSSYFAVHVSLPFITDALAQKNLDEVELEKK, from the coding sequence ATGAAAAACCTAAAAACCATTGTTTGCTTAATTCTATTAACACTACCACAACTTTCTTCTGCTCAGGCTGCAATAATTGCAATGATTTTTGGTGATAAAGTGGCTTCAGAAAATTTCAATATTAGTATGGAAATAGGAGTGCCCTTTAACTCGTTTTCAAATTTAGAACACTCTAAAATTAAAAACGGAATTAATTTCGGGATTGCCGGTAATATAAAATTTTCAGACAATTGGTTTCTAAGTCCAACGGTTTACTTTTTATCGTCTAGAACCACCAACCTATCTTCGGCTAGTTTAATGTCCGAGGATGCGTATTTAAATGCAATATATCAAGATGTTCCGGCTACATATAAACTAAACTATACCGATGTAAATGTGTTAGTTGCGTACCAACCAACGGGATCTAATTTTAGATTCGGATTAAGTCCGCAGATCTCATTTTTAGGTAAGGCACGAGCAGAATACGAAGGGTCTGAAGGTGACTTCTCTCAAAATATAAAATCGTATACCAACAAAACAGATTACGGAATAATTGCTAATCTAGGTTATTATTTAAAGGCTGGAAATGATGGTAAAGGCATTATTTTTAATTTAAGATATTACCAAGGGTTTACAGATGTATTTAAAGACAGTTTTGCTGCAGGCAACAACCGAAGCAGTTATTTTGCTGTACACGTAAGTTTACCTTTTATTACCGATGCGCTGGCTCAAAAAAACTTAGATGAAGTAGAGTTAGAGAAAAAATAA